A window from Staphylococcus succinus encodes these proteins:
- a CDS encoding bifunctional glycosyltransferase/CDP-glycerol:glycerophosphate glycerophosphotransferase — protein sequence MKSISVIVTYYNSEDYIERCLSSLKQQRFQDFELILVNDGSTDQSKTIASHCLQDWDITVKEIDLEQNTGHAHARNVALKEIDAPYFIFIDSDDYLASYALSFYMKKIRHYDALIAPIHSFTLDIPQYVDQNLVKVEFLKTENKSNQFLRKHSVCNIVFKTAIARGHNLQFSEDLNVFIDWSFVLEFIKYADNFVRISRFPFYIKGEIYDPFLKPTLSQQEFSIVFSDYVSSFADSIKRAPNKENKRFIKNKMRHLYKYSFEPSLRKTDERYENHSELLPKVTRSLIFNIFKNEKPLFILESLMLMLNKRDTAHKINKLRKNTRLLKSVALGRKNKNRAHYQLTDSEDKVSPNTIVFEAFGGKNYSDSPKYVYEYMMKHHPNYEFIWVFKKPGNVYLPGPAKKVKKGSAAYYEAYSKAKYWVANARLPLYLNKKPNQVYIQTWHGTPLKRLANDMKVIRMPGTTTDNYKRNFREETSRWDYLVSPNAYSTKIFETAFWMPPEKILEVGYPRNDLLVNRANDEAYIQELKESLNLPQDKKVIMYAPTWRDDEFVKKGKYLFDLKIDLDNLQQKLGDEYVILLRMHYLISNALDLRGYEDFAIDVSNYSDISELYLVSDCLITDYSSVFFDYGVLKRPQIFFAYDLDKYGQDLRGFYLDYNNDLPGPIYQDAYKLAEDLKNLDQIEAEYKDKIERFYNDFCALEDGASSRAIADIITRKQS from the coding sequence ATGAAGTCTATATCCGTTATAGTTACTTATTACAATTCGGAAGATTATATAGAAAGATGTTTAAGTAGTCTTAAACAACAAAGATTTCAAGATTTTGAGTTAATTTTAGTTAATGATGGGTCAACTGATCAATCTAAAACAATTGCTTCTCACTGTCTACAAGATTGGGATATAACAGTCAAAGAAATCGACTTAGAACAAAATACAGGACACGCACATGCAAGAAACGTCGCTTTAAAAGAAATTGATGCACCTTATTTCATTTTCATTGATTCAGATGATTATTTAGCATCATATGCACTTTCATTCTATATGAAGAAGATCCGTCACTATGATGCACTTATCGCACCAATCCATTCGTTCACTTTAGACATCCCACAATACGTGGATCAAAATTTAGTGAAAGTTGAATTTTTAAAAACAGAAAATAAATCTAATCAATTTTTACGAAAACACTCAGTATGTAATATTGTCTTTAAAACAGCAATTGCACGCGGACATAACTTACAGTTTAGTGAAGATTTAAATGTGTTTATCGATTGGTCATTCGTTTTAGAATTTATCAAATATGCTGATAACTTTGTACGTATCAGTCGATTCCCATTTTATATCAAAGGTGAAATCTATGATCCTTTCTTGAAACCAACGTTATCACAACAAGAATTCAGTATCGTTTTTAGTGATTATGTTTCCAGTTTTGCCGACTCTATTAAACGTGCACCTAATAAAGAAAATAAACGTTTCATAAAAAATAAAATGAGACATTTATATAAATATTCTTTCGAACCTTCTTTAAGAAAAACTGACGAAAGATATGAAAATCATAGTGAATTACTACCAAAAGTTACAAGATCTTTAATATTTAATATTTTCAAAAATGAAAAGCCCTTATTTATTTTAGAATCATTAATGTTGATGTTAAACAAACGTGACACCGCTCATAAAATCAACAAGTTAAGAAAAAATACGAGACTACTAAAAAGTGTCGCACTAGGTAGAAAAAATAAAAATCGTGCGCATTATCAACTTACAGATAGTGAAGATAAAGTAAGTCCTAACACAATAGTATTTGAAGCTTTCGGCGGTAAAAACTACAGTGATAGCCCTAAATATGTTTATGAGTATATGATGAAACATCACCCTAATTATGAGTTTATTTGGGTATTTAAAAAGCCAGGTAATGTTTACCTTCCAGGTCCAGCTAAAAAAGTTAAAAAAGGCTCAGCCGCCTACTATGAAGCTTATTCTAAAGCAAAATACTGGGTTGCTAATGCTAGATTACCACTTTATTTAAATAAAAAGCCTAACCAAGTTTATATCCAAACATGGCATGGGACACCTTTAAAACGTTTAGCAAATGATATGAAAGTTATTCGTATGCCAGGAACTACAACAGATAACTACAAACGTAATTTCAGAGAAGAAACGAGTCGTTGGGACTATTTAGTTTCTCCTAATGCTTATTCAACTAAAATATTTGAAACAGCATTTTGGATGCCACCTGAAAAAATACTTGAAGTTGGTTATCCAAGAAATGATTTATTAGTTAATCGTGCCAATGACGAAGCTTATATCCAAGAACTTAAAGAGAGTTTAAACTTGCCACAAGATAAAAAAGTCATCATGTACGCTCCAACGTGGAGAGATGATGAGTTTGTTAAAAAAGGTAAATATTTATTCGATTTAAAAATTGATTTAGACAACTTACAACAAAAATTAGGCGATGAGTATGTTATTTTATTAAGAATGCACTACTTAATCTCTAATGCACTTGATTTAAGAGGATATGAAGACTTTGCTATCGATGTTTCAAACTATAGTGACATCTCTGAATTATATTTAGTCTCAGATTGCTTAATTACCGATTATTCATCTGTCTTCTTTGATTATGGTGTATTAAAACGTCCACAAATATTCTTTGCCTATGATTTAGATAAATATGGCCAAGATTTAAGAGGTTTCTATCTTGATTACAACAACGATTTACCAGGTCCTATTTATCAAGATGCATATAAACTAGCCGAAGATCTTAAAAACTTAGATCAAATCGAAGCTGAATATAAAGATAAAATCGAGCGCTTCTATAATGACTTTTGTGCATTAGAGGACGGAGCATCATCCCGTGCCATTGCTGATATAATTACGCGCAAACAATCTTAA
- a CDS encoding GNAT family N-acetyltransferase translates to MVIRKATQSDLAMIDRMIPKVFKESMDTKINLTDETMQSMSRALVHQGAVYYIFVEDGKVKGFILIDFKKDDIAQHDYGFIYELYVIDIYRNQRIGESLLNFVEKIFQDHDMSEIRLNVYANNFAKLLYQKLGYQERNITMSKVIINKESQ, encoded by the coding sequence ATGGTAATTAGAAAAGCGACACAGAGTGATTTAGCTATGATTGACCGTATGATACCAAAAGTATTTAAAGAATCTATGGACACTAAAATAAACTTAACTGATGAAACAATGCAATCAATGTCTAGAGCGTTGGTACATCAAGGCGCGGTGTATTATATATTTGTAGAAGATGGAAAAGTGAAAGGATTTATTCTTATAGATTTTAAAAAAGATGACATCGCTCAACATGATTACGGTTTTATATATGAATTATATGTTATAGATATATATAGAAACCAAAGAATTGGAGAAAGTTTATTGAATTTTGTTGAAAAAATTTTTCAAGATCATGATATGAGTGAAATTAGATTAAACGTTTATGCGAATAACTTTGCTAAATTGCTATATCAAAAATTAGGTTATCAAGAGAGAAATATAACAATGTCTAAGGTGATTATAAATAAAGAAAGCCAATGA
- a CDS encoding nitroreductase family protein, with translation MINNNFEDVVMNRKSVKVFDEQVKIPQEEMDEMIRKATKAPSSVNMQPWRFLVVESDEGKDKLRPLIRFNTRQNDSSSAMVVIFGDMHNYEHGEEIYNSAVEQGMMPADVKDELLGKVLPYYKSLSKPEMNDIIKIDSSLAAMQFMLVARAYGYDTNPIGGFERDQIAETFGYDSERYEPVMIIAIGKEKNPGHDSYRLPTEKVTKYV, from the coding sequence ATGATTAATAATAATTTTGAAGATGTAGTAATGAATAGAAAATCAGTTAAAGTTTTTGATGAACAGGTAAAAATACCACAAGAAGAAATGGATGAAATGATCCGTAAAGCAACAAAAGCACCATCATCAGTGAATATGCAACCGTGGAGATTCTTAGTAGTAGAAAGTGATGAAGGTAAAGATAAATTACGTCCGTTAATTCGTTTTAATACACGTCAAAATGACAGTTCATCAGCTATGGTAGTTATCTTTGGAGATATGCACAACTATGAGCACGGAGAAGAAATATATAATAGCGCTGTTGAGCAAGGCATGATGCCAGCAGATGTAAAAGATGAATTACTAGGTAAAGTATTACCATACTATAAAAGTTTATCTAAACCAGAAATGAACGATATTATTAAAATAGATAGCAGTTTAGCAGCAATGCAATTTATGCTTGTTGCTAGAGCATACGGTTATGATACAAATCCAATTGGTGGTTTTGAACGCGATCAAATCGCAGAAACATTTGGTTATGATTCAGAACGTTACGAACCAGTAATGATTATCGCAATCGGTAAAGAGAAAAACCCTGGTCACGATTCATATAGATTACCTACTGAAAAGGTAACAAAATACGTATAA
- a CDS encoding nucleoside hydrolase produces the protein MEQIYFNHDGGVDDLVSLFLLLHMENVNLIGVSAIGADSYVEPAVSASQKIINRFTQTPVHVATSKERGKNPFPKDWRMHAFFMDALPILNEPTSKQSKLLKHQAYEDIIEKLHNAQEPVTLLFTGPLTDLAKAITVAPKIVSNIKRLVWMGGTFLERGNVEEPEHDGSAEWNAFWDPEAVQVIFDTNIKIDMVALESTNQVPMTWEVRQAWANERHYPGVDFLGVSYAAVPPLTHFQTNSTYFMWDVLTTAYIGKPELVQQHMVNVSVHTDGPSQGQTYIDQINGRPVSVVDNVNRDDFFNYITSLAKKITL, from the coding sequence ATGGAACAAATTTACTTTAATCATGACGGCGGTGTAGATGATCTCGTGTCATTATTTCTGTTATTACATATGGAAAATGTAAATCTAATTGGCGTAAGCGCTATTGGGGCAGACAGTTATGTTGAACCAGCAGTAAGCGCTTCTCAAAAAATTATCAACCGTTTTACACAAACACCTGTTCACGTTGCTACTTCTAAGGAACGAGGTAAAAACCCATTTCCTAAAGATTGGAGAATGCACGCCTTTTTTATGGATGCACTACCTATATTAAATGAACCTACTTCTAAGCAATCTAAGTTACTTAAACACCAAGCTTATGAGGATATTATTGAAAAATTACATAATGCTCAAGAACCTGTCACATTACTTTTTACCGGCCCTCTTACAGACTTAGCAAAAGCGATAACAGTTGCGCCTAAAATTGTTTCAAATATCAAACGACTTGTATGGATGGGGGGCACTTTTCTAGAAAGAGGGAATGTAGAGGAACCAGAGCACGATGGTTCAGCAGAATGGAATGCATTTTGGGACCCAGAAGCCGTTCAAGTGATTTTTGATACAAACATAAAAATTGATATGGTGGCTTTAGAAAGTACAAACCAAGTACCTATGACATGGGAGGTAAGACAAGCGTGGGCCAATGAACGTCACTATCCCGGCGTTGATTTTTTAGGCGTCAGTTATGCAGCCGTACCGCCGTTGACACATTTCCAGACCAACTCCACTTATTTTATGTGGGATGTCTTAACAACGGCTTATATTGGTAAACCAGAACTCGTTCAACAACACATGGTCAATGTATCAGTACATACAGATGGCCCAAGTCAAGGTCAAACTTATATTGATCAAATAAATGGTAGACCTGTTTCAGTCGTAGATAATGTGAATCGCGATGATTTCTTTAATTATATAACTAGCTTAGCTAAAAAAATTACATTGTAA
- a CDS encoding MFS transporter, translated as MKFKKEKVNRVDPDQSKKSIVATGIGNAIEWFDFGLYAQLAVILSANFFGNLPQEMQIVSTFAVFAFAFIVRPVGGIFFSHLGDKYGRKIVLSTTILLMAASTLMLGLLPTQDQIGIWAPILLLVVRMIQSFSTGGEYAGAMTYIAETAPDKTRGKLGSGLEIGTLVGNIMAAIMAGLMYALLSDQQMMDWGWRIPFIIAAPLGIVGILLRTNLDESPAYESTLEEKEELEYSYLDIFKYYWKDVVVCFTGVAFLNVANYMVLSFMPSFLNKTINLGGTMGSILSTVTMIAMIPAVFFFGWYSDKVGNKRTIIFGLAGFSLFSVLAFWLMSIPILPLVIVGLFIIALFMSTFEGVMPSLLPSMFHTKVRLRTLSLVYNIGAAIFGGLTPFILSTLVETTGQEIAPSYYLMFINVIGLIIFLTMFKSTSNKSLRGSYPNVETEEEYEDVIKNPEDALWWEKEIEKN; from the coding sequence GTGAAATTTAAAAAAGAGAAAGTGAATCGAGTTGATCCAGATCAATCGAAAAAGAGCATAGTCGCTACAGGGATTGGTAATGCCATTGAATGGTTTGATTTCGGGCTATATGCGCAATTAGCTGTAATTTTAAGTGCGAATTTCTTTGGTAATTTGCCTCAAGAAATGCAAATTGTCTCAACTTTTGCGGTGTTTGCATTTGCATTTATTGTTAGGCCTGTTGGTGGAATATTTTTCAGTCACTTAGGGGATAAATATGGACGGAAAATTGTATTATCAACGACGATTTTATTAATGGCTGCTTCAACTTTAATGTTGGGATTATTGCCGACACAAGATCAAATTGGTATATGGGCGCCTATTCTATTACTTGTTGTCCGTATGATTCAGTCTTTTTCAACTGGTGGAGAGTATGCTGGAGCAATGACATATATTGCTGAAACTGCGCCCGATAAGACACGTGGGAAGTTAGGTAGTGGTCTTGAAATAGGAACCCTTGTAGGTAATATTATGGCTGCGATTATGGCAGGGTTAATGTATGCGTTATTAAGCGATCAACAAATGATGGATTGGGGTTGGAGAATTCCATTTATCATTGCTGCACCATTAGGTATTGTAGGTATATTGCTACGTACAAATCTGGATGAGAGCCCTGCATATGAATCGACATTAGAAGAAAAAGAAGAGTTAGAATATTCATATTTGGATATATTTAAATATTATTGGAAAGACGTGGTTGTCTGCTTCACGGGTGTCGCTTTCTTGAATGTCGCTAATTATATGGTCCTATCTTTCATGCCATCCTTCTTAAATAAGACAATAAACTTAGGTGGAACGATGGGTTCAATATTAAGTACTGTCACAATGATTGCAATGATACCAGCTGTGTTCTTTTTTGGTTGGTATAGCGATAAAGTCGGCAATAAACGTACAATTATTTTTGGTTTAGCAGGATTCAGTTTATTTTCAGTATTAGCATTTTGGTTAATGAGTATACCAATCTTGCCACTTGTTATAGTAGGATTATTTATTATTGCGTTGTTTATGTCTACTTTTGAAGGGGTTATGCCATCGTTATTACCGAGCATGTTCCATACCAAAGTCAGATTACGTACATTATCACTGGTATATAATATTGGTGCTGCGATATTTGGTGGTTTAACACCATTTATTCTTTCTACTTTAGTAGAAACTACAGGGCAAGAAATTGCACCTTCTTATTACCTCATGTTTATTAATGTTATAGGGCTAATCATTTTCCTTACAATGTTTAAATCTACTTCAAACAAATCGTTAAGAGGGTCCTACCCAAATGTAGAAACAGAAGAAGAGTATGAAGACGTCATAAAAAATCCTGAAGATGCACTGTGGTGGGAAAAAGAAATAGAGAAAAATTAA
- a CDS encoding APC family permease translates to MGKQEESKKINLAQLVLLGLGSLIGSGWLFGAWEASSIAGPAAIISWIIGFVVIGSIAYNYVEIGTMFPQSGGMSNYAQYTHGSLLGFIAAWANWVSLVTIIPIEAVSAVQYMSSWPWDWAKFTSGLMKDGSISNAGLLAVFVIIIIFSLLNYWSVKLLTSFTSLISFFKLGVPLLTIIMLMISGFDTGNYGHSAGEFMPYGSAPIFAATTASGIIFSFNAFQTIINMGSEIQKPEKNIARGIAISLTLSAVLYIVLQSTFITSMPSDMIHGEGWSGINFNSPFADMAILLGLNWLAILLYIEAVVSPFGTGVSFVAVTGRVLRAMEKNGHIPKFLGKMNDKYNIPRVAIIFNAIISMLMVSLFRDWATLASVISTATLVAYLTGPTTVISLRKMAPKMHRPFRANMLRFMAPFSFVLASLAIYWAMWPTTAEVILIIILGLPIYFFYEYKTNWKNTKKQIGGSLWIIFYLILLAFFSFIGSKEFNGMNWIHYPYDFIVIAIVALIFYKLGTTSYFESIYFKRAKKINKDMNDKLEAQERREV, encoded by the coding sequence ATGGGGAAACAGGAAGAAAGTAAAAAAATTAATTTAGCACAGCTTGTATTATTGGGCTTAGGTTCGCTTATTGGCTCTGGTTGGTTATTCGGAGCTTGGGAAGCGTCTTCTATTGCTGGACCAGCTGCAATTATTTCATGGATTATAGGTTTTGTAGTTATTGGTTCCATTGCATATAACTACGTTGAAATAGGTACAATGTTTCCACAATCAGGTGGTATGAGTAATTATGCTCAATATACACACGGTTCTTTATTAGGTTTTATAGCGGCTTGGGCAAACTGGGTATCGCTGGTAACAATTATTCCAATTGAAGCAGTTTCTGCAGTACAATACATGAGCTCATGGCCTTGGGATTGGGCGAAATTTACTTCGGGATTAATGAAGGATGGTTCAATTAGTAATGCAGGGTTATTGGCTGTATTCGTCATCATTATCATATTTTCATTATTAAATTATTGGTCAGTGAAATTATTGACTTCATTTACAAGTTTAATTTCATTCTTTAAATTAGGTGTGCCCTTATTAACAATTATTATGTTAATGATTTCAGGTTTTGATACAGGTAATTACGGACACTCAGCAGGCGAATTTATGCCTTATGGTTCTGCGCCGATATTTGCTGCGACAACAGCTTCAGGCATTATCTTTTCATTTAATGCTTTCCAAACAATTATTAATATGGGATCAGAAATTCAAAAGCCTGAAAAAAATATTGCACGTGGTATAGCGATTTCACTTACTTTGAGTGCGGTACTCTATATTGTGTTGCAAAGTACTTTTATTACTTCTATGCCAAGCGACATGATTCATGGTGAAGGGTGGAGCGGTATTAACTTCAATTCACCATTCGCAGATATGGCAATATTATTAGGTTTAAATTGGTTGGCAATTTTACTTTATATAGAAGCAGTTGTATCGCCGTTTGGTACGGGCGTATCATTTGTAGCAGTGACAGGTCGTGTATTGCGTGCAATGGAAAAAAATGGTCATATTCCTAAATTCTTAGGTAAAATGAATGATAAATATAATATTCCACGAGTAGCTATCATATTTAATGCAATTATAAGTATGTTAATGGTGTCACTGTTCCGTGATTGGGCTACATTGGCAAGTGTAATTTCTACAGCGACTTTAGTAGCGTATCTTACAGGACCAACGACGGTTATATCATTACGTAAAATGGCACCGAAAATGCATAGACCATTCCGTGCAAATATGCTGAGATTTATGGCGCCGTTCTCATTTGTTTTAGCTTCATTAGCAATTTATTGGGCGATGTGGCCGACAACTGCAGAAGTCATATTAATTATTATTTTAGGTTTGCCAATATATTTCTTCTATGAATATAAAACAAATTGGAAAAATACTAAGAAACAAATTGGTGGTAGTTTATGGATTATTTTCTACCTTATTCTTTTGGCCTTTTTCTCATTCATTGGTAGTAAAGAATTTAATGGTATGAACTGGATCCATTACCCATACGATTTCATAGTGATTGCTATTGTAGCATTAATATTTTATAAACTTGGTACTACAAGTTACTTTGAAAGTATCTATTTTAAACGTGCGAAGAAAATTAATAAAGATATGAACGACAAATTAGAAGCACAAGAAAGACGTGAAGTATAA
- the rocD gene encoding ornithine--oxo-acid transaminase, which produces MNDLFSLTDQYSSNNYSPLKLALTKGRGAKVWDVEDNSYIDCISGFSVVNQGHCHPKIIKAFQEQSEKITMVSRALYSDNLGKWEEKICTLANKEKVLPMNTGTEAIETAIKIARKWGSDVKGIADDKSEIIAMNGNFHGRTLGALSLSSQKSYKKGFGPLLDNVHYIDFGDVAHLKSLINNNTAAVVLEPIQGEGGVNIPPDYFIEEVRHLCDEHNILFIADEIQVGLGRTGKMFAMEWEGVEPDIYLLGKSLGGGLYPMSAVIANHDVMDVLTPGTHGSTFGGNPLACAVSIAALDVLIDENLIERSADLGQKLLNQLQLIDSNIITDVRGRGLFIGIELSESAQPYCLEMIEKGVLCKETQGNIIRLAPPLVINEEEINKVINVITEVLEKGNK; this is translated from the coding sequence ATGAACGACTTATTTTCACTAACAGATCAGTACAGTTCGAATAATTACAGCCCACTCAAATTGGCTTTGACAAAAGGACGTGGCGCTAAAGTTTGGGACGTTGAAGATAATAGCTACATTGATTGTATTTCAGGTTTTTCGGTTGTCAATCAAGGGCATTGTCATCCTAAAATTATAAAAGCGTTTCAAGAGCAAAGTGAAAAAATTACCATGGTATCACGAGCATTGTATAGTGATAATCTAGGTAAATGGGAAGAGAAAATTTGCACACTAGCTAATAAAGAAAAAGTGCTACCCATGAATACTGGGACGGAAGCCATAGAAACTGCAATTAAAATTGCACGTAAATGGGGTTCGGATGTTAAAGGTATTGCGGATGATAAAAGTGAAATCATCGCAATGAATGGTAATTTCCATGGGCGTACTTTAGGTGCTTTATCTTTATCTTCGCAAAAGAGTTATAAAAAAGGATTTGGGCCGCTTTTAGATAATGTTCACTATATTGACTTTGGTGATGTCGCTCACTTAAAATCATTAATTAACAATAATACCGCCGCGGTAGTTCTTGAACCTATACAAGGTGAGGGTGGCGTTAACATTCCCCCAGATTACTTTATTGAAGAAGTACGTCATCTATGCGACGAACATAATATTTTATTTATCGCTGATGAAATTCAAGTAGGACTTGGTAGAACTGGCAAAATGTTTGCTATGGAATGGGAAGGCGTAGAACCGGATATATACTTATTAGGAAAATCGCTGGGCGGTGGCCTTTATCCGATGTCAGCTGTTATAGCGAATCATGATGTGATGGATGTATTAACACCTGGTACACATGGCTCTACATTTGGAGGCAATCCACTTGCGTGTGCAGTATCTATTGCAGCATTAGATGTACTGATTGATGAAAATCTGATTGAACGTTCTGCAGATTTGGGACAAAAGTTGCTTAATCAATTACAACTCATAGATAGCAACATCATTACAGATGTGAGAGGTAGGGGATTATTTATCGGTATCGAACTTAGCGAATCAGCGCAACCATATTGTTTAGAAATGATTGAAAAAGGTGTGCTTTGTAAAGAAACACAAGGAAATATTATAAGACTGGCACCGCCACTTGTTATTAATGAAGAAGAAATAAATAAAGTCATAAATGTCATTACTGAAGTACTTGAAAAAGGTAATAAATAA
- the argC gene encoding N-acetyl-gamma-glutamyl-phosphate reductase, translating to MIEVGIVGGSGYGAVELIRLLEHHPQVRIKHIFSHSKVDEPINKTFPHLNHLTHHYEDLNIEDVTCDVIFFATPSNVSKHIAPKLIEKNIKVIDLSGDFRLTNRDVYKQFYGETAATQQHLDQAFYSIAEWGTTNQKDLQLIANPGCFPTATLLALHPLVDNKVIQNDSIIIDAKTGVSGAGRSLAQHVHYAEMNENFSAYAIGKHKHKPEIEQYISRLANEEIKVVFTPHLVPMTRGILSTIYVKLNKQMTAEHLHDVYQQYYDNKTFVRIRDLGEYPKTKEVYGSNNCDIGIYVDEESQTAIIVSVIDNLVKGASGQAIQNLNLMYGLNEATGLQQLPVYP from the coding sequence ATGATAGAAGTTGGGATTGTCGGAGGAAGTGGTTATGGTGCTGTCGAATTGATTCGTTTATTAGAGCATCATCCTCAAGTTAGGATTAAACATATATTTTCACATTCAAAGGTAGATGAACCCATCAATAAGACCTTTCCTCACTTAAATCATTTAACACATCATTACGAAGATTTAAATATTGAAGATGTTACTTGCGATGTGATATTTTTTGCAACACCATCTAACGTTAGTAAACATATCGCCCCTAAGTTAATTGAAAAAAATATAAAAGTCATCGACTTGTCAGGAGACTTTAGATTAACAAACAGAGATGTGTATAAACAGTTTTATGGAGAAACAGCAGCTACACAACAACATCTAGACCAAGCATTTTATAGTATTGCTGAATGGGGCACAACAAATCAAAAGGATTTACAACTTATTGCAAATCCAGGGTGTTTTCCTACTGCAACATTGCTTGCCCTACACCCACTCGTTGATAATAAAGTGATACAGAATGACTCAATTATTATTGATGCAAAAACTGGGGTTTCAGGTGCAGGAAGGTCACTTGCTCAGCATGTGCATTATGCAGAAATGAATGAAAATTTTAGTGCTTATGCAATAGGTAAGCATAAACATAAACCTGAAATAGAACAATATATTTCACGACTTGCAAATGAAGAGATAAAGGTAGTGTTTACCCCACATCTTGTACCAATGACACGTGGTATATTATCAACAATATATGTGAAACTTAATAAACAAATGACGGCTGAACACTTACATGATGTATATCAACAATACTATGATAATAAAACGTTTGTGCGCATCAGAGATTTAGGTGAATATCCAAAAACTAAAGAAGTCTATGGCAGTAATAACTGTGATATTGGAATCTATGTTGATGAAGAAAGTCAAACAGCGATTATTGTGTCAGTCATAGATAATTTAGTTAAAGGTGCAAGTGGTCAAGCAATACAAAATTTAAACTTAATGTATGGATTGAATGAAGCGACAGGTTTACAACAGTTGCCAGTTTATCCATAA
- the argJ gene encoding bifunctional glutamate N-acetyltransferase/amino-acid acetyltransferase ArgJ: protein MKDIETIDTLDQLNIDLQGDVSSPLGFIAGGLHAGLRRTRKDFGWIYSTTEANAAGVYTLNRFKAAPLIVTEACIKNNQVLQAIVVNSANANACTGEKGLQDAKDTQAWVAKQLNITQQHVGIASTGVIGSFLPMDKIQHGTEHVMEEQYNHGEYFNQAILTTDTATKHLSVQVEIEGKTVTIGGTAKGSGMIHPNMATMLGFITTDANIESDTLDGCLRESVDESFNMITVDGDTSTNDMVLCMANGQANHTTLDASHPEWHKFEHAFNFVSQYLAKSIAKDGEGATKLVTAKVKGAITTEEARKIAKSIVSSSLVKTAIHGEDANFGRIVAAMGYASDSIVPSETFVTLAKISVVDEGMSVAFDEADLKAKLQEDNIVIEATVGQGNGEAAAYGCDLSYDYVSINASYRT, encoded by the coding sequence ATGAAAGACATTGAAACGATAGATACATTAGATCAATTAAATATAGATTTACAAGGTGATGTAAGTTCTCCGTTGGGATTCATCGCAGGCGGCTTACATGCAGGTTTAAGAAGAACAAGAAAAGACTTTGGTTGGATTTATTCTACGACTGAGGCAAATGCAGCAGGGGTCTATACATTGAATCGCTTTAAAGCAGCGCCTTTAATAGTGACAGAAGCTTGTATTAAAAATAATCAAGTGTTACAAGCTATTGTAGTTAACTCAGCTAATGCCAATGCTTGTACAGGCGAAAAAGGCTTGCAAGACGCAAAAGATACACAAGCATGGGTAGCGAAGCAATTGAACATAACGCAACAACATGTAGGTATTGCATCGACAGGCGTTATTGGATCATTTTTGCCGATGGATAAAATTCAGCATGGTACAGAACATGTAATGGAAGAACAATATAATCATGGAGAGTATTTCAATCAAGCTATTCTTACTACTGATACAGCTACGAAACATTTATCAGTACAAGTTGAAATTGAAGGTAAGACAGTGACTATTGGTGGTACAGCTAAAGGATCAGGAATGATACACCCAAATATGGCAACAATGCTTGGCTTTATTACGACAGATGCTAATATTGAAAGCGACACACTTGATGGTTGTTTGAGAGAATCCGTGGATGAGTCATTTAATATGATTACAGTAGATGGCGATACAAGTACGAATGATATGGTTTTATGCATGGCTAATGGACAAGCTAATCATACTACATTGGATGCATCACATCCTGAGTGGCATAAATTTGAACATGCATTTAACTTTGTAAGTCAGTACCTTGCTAAATCTATAGCAAAAGATGGAGAAGGTGCTACTAAATTGGTTACAGCAAAAGTTAAAGGCGCGATTACTACAGAAGAAGCAAGAAAAATTGCTAAGAGCATCGTATCTTCAAGTTTGGTCAAGACAGCAATCCATGGAGAAGATGCAAATTTTGGGAGAATCGTTGCAGCAATGGGTTATGCCTCAGACTCGATAGTACCAAGCGAGACCTTTGTTACATTAGCTAAAATATCAGTTGTTGATGAAGGTATGTCTGTTGCATTTGATGAAGCCGATTTAAAAGCAAAATTGCAAGAAGATAATATCGTTATAGAAGCAACAGTCGGTCAAGGTAATGGTGAAGCAGCAGCGTATGGCTGTGATTTATCATATGATTATGTAAGTATCAATGCTTCATATAGAACATAA